One genomic window of Quercus robur chromosome 6, dhQueRobu3.1, whole genome shotgun sequence includes the following:
- the LOC126688719 gene encoding TNF receptor-associated factor homolog 1b isoform X5 — MAGTASEESGVGRSTEGFSSGQRCQSGEALAEWRSSEQVENGTPSTSPPDWETDDDNDGGPKPSELYGKYTWRIEKFSEINKRELRSNQFEVGGYKWYILIYPQGCDVCHHLSLFLCVANHDKLLPGWSHFAQFTIAVVNKDPKKSKYSDTLHRFWKKEHDWGWKKFMELTKMSDGFIDADTLIIKAQVQVIRERADRPFRCLDCQYRRELVRVYLTNVEQICRRFVEERRSKLGKLIDDKARWSSFRAFWLGIDQNARRRMSREKTDVILKVVVKHFFIEKEVTSTLVMDSLYSGLKALEGQTISKKGRLKLLEAEEMPAPIVRVDKDVFVLVDDVLLLLERAAMDLLPPKDEKGPQNRTKDGNSGEDFNKDSIERDERRLTELGRRTVEIFVLAHIFSNKIEVAYQEAVALKKQEELIREEEAAWLAESEQKAKRGATEKEKKSKKNKAKQKRNNRKGKEKGREERSNLVVQDNHLQEDPNDEKQDSIMEDVQPMVEKPDILDDVSDESDSVDGVPEVLQPDSDDRDASPVNWDTDTSEVHPPMEVGSSGISSLSSVQNGVAERKSHLVMDDSSSTCSTDSVPSVVMVGPYKGNSFPNYKHQKSPSRGKNQRGKATYDGSSWANEMDSQHSGPAEDAGDLNDVSASCKAGESESESVLSLQNRIKSREQHVEEEILLQKKLSTKEQVDVERPSKDKMSAVPSSPRSPPKNPASTVRSKMDNHSNAVVDSVTPGKTFSGGTQQTDKSAPMVTSSQTSRSKPEIQKAASPKPTEKAVAQQVPMMSRPSSAPLVPGPRPTAPVVSMVQTAPLLARSVSAAGRLGPESSQVTHSYVTQSYRNAIVGNPVASSTGGFTQINSQSSGVNQSSAFSQSATFASAPMFLPQSSERVDPTSVKSGIPYGMVMRDVLQNGPHWMETSQREASRNMHYDPSSLMNDVQNLNLYKPLHSGSREQLSTQFPACTSGRQTQGVLADFPHLDIINDLLDDEHGVGKAASGSPFFQSLSNGPQQLNRQFTFPGDVGSSSSSCRFERTYSMHDDGFQQGYHSPGSQFDSMRDFIPQASALPYVNGQVDGLIPNQWQVAGSDLSLLGMRSMEGDGYSYYNPDYSNLACGVNGYTVFRPSNGQ, encoded by the exons ATGGCTGGCACTGCAAGTGAGGAGTCTGGAGTGGGAAGGTCCACGGAGGGATTTTCAAGTGGGCAGCGTTGTCAATCCGGGGAAGCATTGGCGGAATGGCGGTCTTCTGAGCAGGTGGAAAATGGAACCCCATCGACTTCGCCTCCTGATTGGGAAactgatgatgataatgatggaG GGCCAAAACCTTCTGAACTATATGGAAAATATACGTGGAGgatagaaaaattttcagaGATCAACAAAAGAGAACTTCGTAGTAATCAATTTGAGGTTGGCGGCTACAAATG GTACATTTTAATTTATCCCCAAGGATGTGATGTCTGCCATCATCTCTCTTTGTTTCTGTGTGTTGCTAATCATGACAAACTTCTTCCAG GCTGGAGCCATTTTGCACAGTTCACTATAGCTGTTGTTAATAAAGATCCGAAGAAATCTAAATATTCTG ATACATTGCACCGATTCTGGAAGAAAGAGCATGACTGGGGGTGGAAAAAATTCATGGAGCTGACAAAAATGTCAGATGGGTTTATTGATGCCGACACTCTTATAATAAAGGCTCAAGTTCAAGTTATCAG GGAGAGGGCAGACAGGCCTTTTCGTTGCCTTGATTGTCAGTATAGGAGAGAACTTGTTAGGGTATATCTAACAAATGTGGAACAGATTTGCCGGCGATTTGTGGAGGAAAGAAGAAGCAAGCTTGGGAAGTTAATAGATGATAAAGCTAGGTGGTCAAG TTTCCGTGCGTTCTGGTTGGGAATTGACCAAAATGCTAGGCGTCGAATGTCCAGGGAGAAGACAGATGTGATTCTAAAAGTAGTTGTGAAGCACTTCTTTATAGAAAAGGAAGTCACATCTACTTTGGTAATGGATTCCTTATATAGTGGATTAAAGGCACTTGAAGGCCAGACTATTTCTAAGAAAGGGAGGTTGAAATTGTTGGAGGCTGAAGAAATGCCGGCCCCCATTGTTCGTGTGGACAAAGACGTGTTTGTATTAGTTGATGATGTCTTATTGTTACTTGAGAGGGCTGCCATGGATCTGTTGCCTCCGAAAGATGAGAAGGGTCCACAGAATCGTACAAAG GATGGAAACTCCGGAGAGGACTTCAACAAAGATTCTATTGAGCGTGATGAAAGGCGTCTTACAGAATTGGGTCGCAGAACTGTGGAGATATTTGTGCTTGCCCATATTTTCAG CAATAAAATTGAGGTTGCCTACCAGGAAGCTGTTGCATTGAAGAAGCAGGAGGAGCTCATCCGTGAAGAAGAGGCAGCTTGGCTTGCTGAAAGTGAACAGAAGGCGAAACGTGGAGCAactgaaaaggaaaagaaatcaaagaaaaacaag GCCAAACAAAAGCGAAATAATCGGAAAGGGAaggagaaagggagagaggaaaGGTCCAATTTGGTGGTACAAGACAATCACCTGCAGGAAGACCCCAATGATGAAAAACAAGACAGCATTATGGAGGATGTGCAACCTATGGTTGAAAAGCCTGATATATTGGACGATGTTTCTGATGAGTCTGATTCAGTAGATGGTGTTCCTGAAGTTCTTCAGCCTGATTCAGATGACAGAGATGCTAGTCCTGTCAATTGGGATACTGATACatcagaagttcatcctccaaTGGAAGTTGGTAGTAGTGGAATTAGTTCCCTGTCATCTGTACAAAATGGAGTTGCTGAAAGAAAGAGCCATTTGGTAATGGATGACAGTTCTTCAACGTGCTCTACAGACTCTGTTCCGTCAGTGGTAATGGTTGGGCCCTATAAGGGGAACTCCTTCCCAAATTATAAACACCAAAAATCACCTAGCAG GGGGAAGAACCAACGGGGCAAGGCAACCTATGACGGTAGTAGTTGGGCAAATGAGATGGATAGTCAGCATTCTGGGCCTGCAGAGGATGCAGGGGATCTAAATGATGTATCTGCTAGTTGTAAGGCTGGTGAATCTGAGTCTGAGTCTGTTCTCTCCTTGCAGAATCGGATAAAGTCGCGTGAGCAGCATGTG GAAGAAGAAATTTTGCTGCAAAAGAAACTGAGCACCAAAGAGCAGGTTGATGTAGAAAGACCCTCTAAAGATAAGATGTCTGCAGTACCATCCTCTCCCAGAAGTCCACCCAAGAATCCAGCCTCAACTGTTCGATCAAAGATGGACAACCATAGTAATGCTGTGGTGGATTCTGTTACACCTGGGAAAACTTTTTCAGGCGGCACTCAACAAACCGATAAATCTGCCCCTATGGTTACTTCATCCCAAACAAGCAGGTCCAAACCTGAGATCCAGAAAGCTGCAAGCCCAAAACCCACTGAAAAAGCCGTGGCACAGCAAGTGCCTATGATGTCAAGGCCCTCTAGTGCTCCTCTAGTTCCTGGTCCCAGGCCAACTGCTCCTGTTGTATCCATGGTTCAAACAGCCCCTCTACTTGCCCGTTCAGTGAGTGCAGCTGGCCGGTTAGGTCCTGAGTCCTCTCAAGTAACACATAGTTATGTTACTCAGTCCTATAGAAATGCCATTGTGGGTAACCCTGTGGCTTCGAGTACTGGTGGTTTCACTCAAATTAACTCTCAAAGTTCGGGGGTGAATCAATCCTCAGCATTCTCACAATCAGCTACCTTTGCATCTGCACCAATGTTTTTACCCCAAAGCTCTGAGAGGGTTGACCCAACCTCTGTCAAATCGGGTATTCCATATGGCATGGTAATGCGGGACGTTTTACAGAATGGACCCCACTGGATGGAGACTTCTCAAAGGGAAGCCAGCAGAAACATGCACTATGATCCTTCTTCCCTGATGAATGATGTTCAAAACCTGAACTTGTACAAGCCTCTACACAGTGGATCACGGGAGCAATTATCCACTCAATTTCCAGCCTGTACCTCTGGCCGGCAGACCCAAGGTGTGTTGGCAGATTTCCCACATCTTGATATCATCAATGACCTGCTCGATGATGAACATGGTGTTGGGAAGGCAGCGAGTGGCAGCCCTTTTTTTCAGTCTCTCAGCAATGGGCCACAGCAATTGAATAGGCAATTTACTTTTCCAGGTGATGTGGGGTCCTCATCTAGCTCTTGCAGGTTTGAGCGAACTTATAGTATGCATGATGATGGGTTTCAACAAGGCTATCACTCTCCTGGCAGCCAGTTTGACTCAATGAGGGATTTCATTCCGCAAGCCAGCGCATTACCTTACGTAAATGGGCAGGTAGATGGGTTAATTCCAAACCAGTGGCAGGTTGCTGGTTCTGATTTGTCTCTACTTGGCATGAGGAGCATGGAGGGGGATGGTTACTCTTATTATAATCCAGATTATTCAAATCTGGCATGTGGTGTCAATGGCTATACGGTTTTCCGTCCCTCAAATGGGCAATGA
- the LOC126688719 gene encoding TNF receptor-associated factor homolog 1b isoform X1: protein MAGTASEESGVGRSTEGFSSGQRCQSGEALAEWRSSEQVENGTPSTSPPDWETDDDNDGGPKPSELYGKYTWRIEKFSEINKRELRSNQFEVGGYKWYILIYPQGCDVCHHLSLFLCVANHDKLLPGWSHFAQFTIAVVNKDPKKSKYSDTLHRFWKKEHDWGWKKFMELTKMSDGFIDADTLIIKAQVQVIRERADRPFRCLDCQYRRELVRVYLTNVEQICRRFVEERRSKLGKLIDDKARWSSFRAFWLGIDQNARRRMSREKTDVILKVVVKHFFIEKEVTSTLVMDSLYSGLKALEGQTISKKGRLKLLEAEEMPAPIVRVDKDVFVLVDDVLLLLERAAMDLLPPKDEKGPQNRTKDGNSGEDFNKDSIERDERRLTELGRRTVEIFVLAHIFSNKIEVAYQEAVALKKQEELIREEEAAWLAESEQKAKRGATEKEKKSKKNKAKQKRNNRKGKEKGREERSNLVVQDNHLQEDPNDEKQDSIMEDVQPMVEKPDILDDVSDESDSVDGVPEVLQPDSDDRDASPVNWDTDTSEVHPPMEVGSSGISSLSSVQNGVAERKSHLVMDDSSSTCSTDSVPSVVMVGPYKGNSFPNYKHQKSPSRGKNQRGKATYDGSSWANEMDSQHSGPAEDAGDLNDVSASCKAGESESESVLSLQNRIKSREQHVVKKEEEILLQKKLSTKEQVDVERPSKDKMSAVPSSPRSPPKNPASTVRSKMDNHSNAVVDSVTPGKTFSGGTQQTDKSAPMVTSSQTSRSKPEIQKAASPKPTEKAVAQQVPMMSRPSSAPLVPGPRPTAPVVSMVQTAPLLARSVSAAGRLGPESSQVTHSYVTQSYRNAIVGNPVASSTGGFTQINSQSSGVNQSSAFSQSATFASAPMFLPQSSERVDPTSVKSGIPYGMVMRDVLQNGPHWMETSQREASRNMHYDPSSLMNDVQNLNLYKPLHSGSREQLSTQFPACTSGRQTQGVLADFPHLDIINDLLDDEHGVGKAASGSPFFQSLSNGPQQLNRQFTFPGDVGSSSSSCRFERTYSMHDDGFQQGYHSPGSQFDSMRDFIPQASALPYVNGQVDGLIPNQWQVAGSDLSLLGMRSMEGDGYSYYNPDYSNLACGVNGYTVFRPSNGQ from the exons ATGGCTGGCACTGCAAGTGAGGAGTCTGGAGTGGGAAGGTCCACGGAGGGATTTTCAAGTGGGCAGCGTTGTCAATCCGGGGAAGCATTGGCGGAATGGCGGTCTTCTGAGCAGGTGGAAAATGGAACCCCATCGACTTCGCCTCCTGATTGGGAAactgatgatgataatgatggaG GGCCAAAACCTTCTGAACTATATGGAAAATATACGTGGAGgatagaaaaattttcagaGATCAACAAAAGAGAACTTCGTAGTAATCAATTTGAGGTTGGCGGCTACAAATG GTACATTTTAATTTATCCCCAAGGATGTGATGTCTGCCATCATCTCTCTTTGTTTCTGTGTGTTGCTAATCATGACAAACTTCTTCCAG GCTGGAGCCATTTTGCACAGTTCACTATAGCTGTTGTTAATAAAGATCCGAAGAAATCTAAATATTCTG ATACATTGCACCGATTCTGGAAGAAAGAGCATGACTGGGGGTGGAAAAAATTCATGGAGCTGACAAAAATGTCAGATGGGTTTATTGATGCCGACACTCTTATAATAAAGGCTCAAGTTCAAGTTATCAG GGAGAGGGCAGACAGGCCTTTTCGTTGCCTTGATTGTCAGTATAGGAGAGAACTTGTTAGGGTATATCTAACAAATGTGGAACAGATTTGCCGGCGATTTGTGGAGGAAAGAAGAAGCAAGCTTGGGAAGTTAATAGATGATAAAGCTAGGTGGTCAAG TTTCCGTGCGTTCTGGTTGGGAATTGACCAAAATGCTAGGCGTCGAATGTCCAGGGAGAAGACAGATGTGATTCTAAAAGTAGTTGTGAAGCACTTCTTTATAGAAAAGGAAGTCACATCTACTTTGGTAATGGATTCCTTATATAGTGGATTAAAGGCACTTGAAGGCCAGACTATTTCTAAGAAAGGGAGGTTGAAATTGTTGGAGGCTGAAGAAATGCCGGCCCCCATTGTTCGTGTGGACAAAGACGTGTTTGTATTAGTTGATGATGTCTTATTGTTACTTGAGAGGGCTGCCATGGATCTGTTGCCTCCGAAAGATGAGAAGGGTCCACAGAATCGTACAAAG GATGGAAACTCCGGAGAGGACTTCAACAAAGATTCTATTGAGCGTGATGAAAGGCGTCTTACAGAATTGGGTCGCAGAACTGTGGAGATATTTGTGCTTGCCCATATTTTCAG CAATAAAATTGAGGTTGCCTACCAGGAAGCTGTTGCATTGAAGAAGCAGGAGGAGCTCATCCGTGAAGAAGAGGCAGCTTGGCTTGCTGAAAGTGAACAGAAGGCGAAACGTGGAGCAactgaaaaggaaaagaaatcaaagaaaaacaag GCCAAACAAAAGCGAAATAATCGGAAAGGGAaggagaaagggagagaggaaaGGTCCAATTTGGTGGTACAAGACAATCACCTGCAGGAAGACCCCAATGATGAAAAACAAGACAGCATTATGGAGGATGTGCAACCTATGGTTGAAAAGCCTGATATATTGGACGATGTTTCTGATGAGTCTGATTCAGTAGATGGTGTTCCTGAAGTTCTTCAGCCTGATTCAGATGACAGAGATGCTAGTCCTGTCAATTGGGATACTGATACatcagaagttcatcctccaaTGGAAGTTGGTAGTAGTGGAATTAGTTCCCTGTCATCTGTACAAAATGGAGTTGCTGAAAGAAAGAGCCATTTGGTAATGGATGACAGTTCTTCAACGTGCTCTACAGACTCTGTTCCGTCAGTGGTAATGGTTGGGCCCTATAAGGGGAACTCCTTCCCAAATTATAAACACCAAAAATCACCTAGCAG GGGGAAGAACCAACGGGGCAAGGCAACCTATGACGGTAGTAGTTGGGCAAATGAGATGGATAGTCAGCATTCTGGGCCTGCAGAGGATGCAGGGGATCTAAATGATGTATCTGCTAGTTGTAAGGCTGGTGAATCTGAGTCTGAGTCTGTTCTCTCCTTGCAGAATCGGATAAAGTCGCGTGAGCAGCATGTGGTAAAGAAG GAAGAAGAAATTTTGCTGCAAAAGAAACTGAGCACCAAAGAGCAGGTTGATGTAGAAAGACCCTCTAAAGATAAGATGTCTGCAGTACCATCCTCTCCCAGAAGTCCACCCAAGAATCCAGCCTCAACTGTTCGATCAAAGATGGACAACCATAGTAATGCTGTGGTGGATTCTGTTACACCTGGGAAAACTTTTTCAGGCGGCACTCAACAAACCGATAAATCTGCCCCTATGGTTACTTCATCCCAAACAAGCAGGTCCAAACCTGAGATCCAGAAAGCTGCAAGCCCAAAACCCACTGAAAAAGCCGTGGCACAGCAAGTGCCTATGATGTCAAGGCCCTCTAGTGCTCCTCTAGTTCCTGGTCCCAGGCCAACTGCTCCTGTTGTATCCATGGTTCAAACAGCCCCTCTACTTGCCCGTTCAGTGAGTGCAGCTGGCCGGTTAGGTCCTGAGTCCTCTCAAGTAACACATAGTTATGTTACTCAGTCCTATAGAAATGCCATTGTGGGTAACCCTGTGGCTTCGAGTACTGGTGGTTTCACTCAAATTAACTCTCAAAGTTCGGGGGTGAATCAATCCTCAGCATTCTCACAATCAGCTACCTTTGCATCTGCACCAATGTTTTTACCCCAAAGCTCTGAGAGGGTTGACCCAACCTCTGTCAAATCGGGTATTCCATATGGCATGGTAATGCGGGACGTTTTACAGAATGGACCCCACTGGATGGAGACTTCTCAAAGGGAAGCCAGCAGAAACATGCACTATGATCCTTCTTCCCTGATGAATGATGTTCAAAACCTGAACTTGTACAAGCCTCTACACAGTGGATCACGGGAGCAATTATCCACTCAATTTCCAGCCTGTACCTCTGGCCGGCAGACCCAAGGTGTGTTGGCAGATTTCCCACATCTTGATATCATCAATGACCTGCTCGATGATGAACATGGTGTTGGGAAGGCAGCGAGTGGCAGCCCTTTTTTTCAGTCTCTCAGCAATGGGCCACAGCAATTGAATAGGCAATTTACTTTTCCAGGTGATGTGGGGTCCTCATCTAGCTCTTGCAGGTTTGAGCGAACTTATAGTATGCATGATGATGGGTTTCAACAAGGCTATCACTCTCCTGGCAGCCAGTTTGACTCAATGAGGGATTTCATTCCGCAAGCCAGCGCATTACCTTACGTAAATGGGCAGGTAGATGGGTTAATTCCAAACCAGTGGCAGGTTGCTGGTTCTGATTTGTCTCTACTTGGCATGAGGAGCATGGAGGGGGATGGTTACTCTTATTATAATCCAGATTATTCAAATCTGGCATGTGGTGTCAATGGCTATACGGTTTTCCGTCCCTCAAATGGGCAATGA
- the LOC126688719 gene encoding TNF receptor-associated factor homolog 1b isoform X3, translated as MAGTASEESGVGRSTEGFSSGQRCQSGEALAEWRSSEQVENGTPSTSPPDWETDDDNDGGPKPSELYGKYTWRIEKFSEINKRELRSNQFEVGGYKWYILIYPQGCDVCHHLSLFLCVANHDKLLPGWSHFAQFTIAVVNKDPKKSKYSDTLHRFWKKEHDWGWKKFMELTKMSDGFIDADTLIIKAQVQVIRERADRPFRCLDCQYRRELVRVYLTNVEQICRRFVEERRSKLGKLIDDKARWSSFRAFWLGIDQNARRRMSREKTDVILKVVVKHFFIEKEVTSTLVMDSLYSGLKALEGQTISKKGRLKLLEAEEMPAPIVRVDKDVFVLVDDVLLLLERAAMDLLPPKDEKGPQNRTKDGNSGEDFNKDSIERDERRLTELGRRTVEIFVLAHIFSNKIEVAYQEAVALKKQEELIREEEAAWLAESEQKAKRGATEKEKKSKKNKAKQKRNNRKGKEKGREERSNLVVQDNHLQEDPNDEKQDSIMEDVQPMVEKPDILDDVSDESDSVDGVPEVLQPDSDDRDASPVNWDTDTSEVHPPMEVGSSGISSLSSVQNGVAERKSHLVMDDSSSTCSTDSVPSVVMVGPYKGNSFPNYKHQKSPSRGKNQRGKATYDGSSWANEMDSQHSGPAEDAGDLNDVSASCKAGESESESVLSLQNRIKSREQHVVKKEEEILLQKKLSTKEQVDVERPSKDKMSAVPSSPRSPPKNPASTVRSKMDNHSNAVVDSVTPGKTFSGGTQQTDKSAPMVTSSQTSRSKPEIQKAASPKPTEKAVAQQVPMMSRPSSAPLVPGPRPTAPVVSMVQTAPLLARSVSAAGRLGPESSQVTHSYVTQSYRNAIVGNPVASSTGGFTQINSQSSGVNQSSAFSQSATFASAPMFLPQSSERVDPTSVKSGIPYGMVMRDVLQNGPHWMETSQREASRNMHYDPSSLMNDVQNLNLYKPLHSGSREQLSTQFPACTSGRQTQGVLADFPHLDIINDLLDDEHGVGKAASGSPFFQSLSNGPQQLNRQFTFPGDVGSSSSSCRFERTYSMHDDGFQQGYHSPGSQFDSMRDFIPQASALPYVNGQVDGLIPNQWQVAGSDLSLLGMRSMEGDGYSYYNPDYSNLACGVNGYTVFRPSNGQ; from the exons GTCCACGGAGGGATTTTCAAGTGGGCAGCGTTGTCAATCCGGGGAAGCATTGGCGGAATGGCGGTCTTCTGAGCAGGTGGAAAATGGAACCCCATCGACTTCGCCTCCTGATTGGGAAactgatgatgataatgatggaG GGCCAAAACCTTCTGAACTATATGGAAAATATACGTGGAGgatagaaaaattttcagaGATCAACAAAAGAGAACTTCGTAGTAATCAATTTGAGGTTGGCGGCTACAAATG GTACATTTTAATTTATCCCCAAGGATGTGATGTCTGCCATCATCTCTCTTTGTTTCTGTGTGTTGCTAATCATGACAAACTTCTTCCAG GCTGGAGCCATTTTGCACAGTTCACTATAGCTGTTGTTAATAAAGATCCGAAGAAATCTAAATATTCTG ATACATTGCACCGATTCTGGAAGAAAGAGCATGACTGGGGGTGGAAAAAATTCATGGAGCTGACAAAAATGTCAGATGGGTTTATTGATGCCGACACTCTTATAATAAAGGCTCAAGTTCAAGTTATCAG GGAGAGGGCAGACAGGCCTTTTCGTTGCCTTGATTGTCAGTATAGGAGAGAACTTGTTAGGGTATATCTAACAAATGTGGAACAGATTTGCCGGCGATTTGTGGAGGAAAGAAGAAGCAAGCTTGGGAAGTTAATAGATGATAAAGCTAGGTGGTCAAG TTTCCGTGCGTTCTGGTTGGGAATTGACCAAAATGCTAGGCGTCGAATGTCCAGGGAGAAGACAGATGTGATTCTAAAAGTAGTTGTGAAGCACTTCTTTATAGAAAAGGAAGTCACATCTACTTTGGTAATGGATTCCTTATATAGTGGATTAAAGGCACTTGAAGGCCAGACTATTTCTAAGAAAGGGAGGTTGAAATTGTTGGAGGCTGAAGAAATGCCGGCCCCCATTGTTCGTGTGGACAAAGACGTGTTTGTATTAGTTGATGATGTCTTATTGTTACTTGAGAGGGCTGCCATGGATCTGTTGCCTCCGAAAGATGAGAAGGGTCCACAGAATCGTACAAAG GATGGAAACTCCGGAGAGGACTTCAACAAAGATTCTATTGAGCGTGATGAAAGGCGTCTTACAGAATTGGGTCGCAGAACTGTGGAGATATTTGTGCTTGCCCATATTTTCAG CAATAAAATTGAGGTTGCCTACCAGGAAGCTGTTGCATTGAAGAAGCAGGAGGAGCTCATCCGTGAAGAAGAGGCAGCTTGGCTTGCTGAAAGTGAACAGAAGGCGAAACGTGGAGCAactgaaaaggaaaagaaatcaaagaaaaacaag GCCAAACAAAAGCGAAATAATCGGAAAGGGAaggagaaagggagagaggaaaGGTCCAATTTGGTGGTACAAGACAATCACCTGCAGGAAGACCCCAATGATGAAAAACAAGACAGCATTATGGAGGATGTGCAACCTATGGTTGAAAAGCCTGATATATTGGACGATGTTTCTGATGAGTCTGATTCAGTAGATGGTGTTCCTGAAGTTCTTCAGCCTGATTCAGATGACAGAGATGCTAGTCCTGTCAATTGGGATACTGATACatcagaagttcatcctccaaTGGAAGTTGGTAGTAGTGGAATTAGTTCCCTGTCATCTGTACAAAATGGAGTTGCTGAAAGAAAGAGCCATTTGGTAATGGATGACAGTTCTTCAACGTGCTCTACAGACTCTGTTCCGTCAGTGGTAATGGTTGGGCCCTATAAGGGGAACTCCTTCCCAAATTATAAACACCAAAAATCACCTAGCAG GGGGAAGAACCAACGGGGCAAGGCAACCTATGACGGTAGTAGTTGGGCAAATGAGATGGATAGTCAGCATTCTGGGCCTGCAGAGGATGCAGGGGATCTAAATGATGTATCTGCTAGTTGTAAGGCTGGTGAATCTGAGTCTGAGTCTGTTCTCTCCTTGCAGAATCGGATAAAGTCGCGTGAGCAGCATGTGGTAAAGAAG GAAGAAGAAATTTTGCTGCAAAAGAAACTGAGCACCAAAGAGCAGGTTGATGTAGAAAGACCCTCTAAAGATAAGATGTCTGCAGTACCATCCTCTCCCAGAAGTCCACCCAAGAATCCAGCCTCAACTGTTCGATCAAAGATGGACAACCATAGTAATGCTGTGGTGGATTCTGTTACACCTGGGAAAACTTTTTCAGGCGGCACTCAACAAACCGATAAATCTGCCCCTATGGTTACTTCATCCCAAACAAGCAGGTCCAAACCTGAGATCCAGAAAGCTGCAAGCCCAAAACCCACTGAAAAAGCCGTGGCACAGCAAGTGCCTATGATGTCAAGGCCCTCTAGTGCTCCTCTAGTTCCTGGTCCCAGGCCAACTGCTCCTGTTGTATCCATGGTTCAAACAGCCCCTCTACTTGCCCGTTCAGTGAGTGCAGCTGGCCGGTTAGGTCCTGAGTCCTCTCAAGTAACACATAGTTATGTTACTCAGTCCTATAGAAATGCCATTGTGGGTAACCCTGTGGCTTCGAGTACTGGTGGTTTCACTCAAATTAACTCTCAAAGTTCGGGGGTGAATCAATCCTCAGCATTCTCACAATCAGCTACCTTTGCATCTGCACCAATGTTTTTACCCCAAAGCTCTGAGAGGGTTGACCCAACCTCTGTCAAATCGGGTATTCCATATGGCATGGTAATGCGGGACGTTTTACAGAATGGACCCCACTGGATGGAGACTTCTCAAAGGGAAGCCAGCAGAAACATGCACTATGATCCTTCTTCCCTGATGAATGATGTTCAAAACCTGAACTTGTACAAGCCTCTACACAGTGGATCACGGGAGCAATTATCCACTCAATTTCCAGCCTGTACCTCTGGCCGGCAGACCCAAGGTGTGTTGGCAGATTTCCCACATCTTGATATCATCAATGACCTGCTCGATGATGAACATGGTGTTGGGAAGGCAGCGAGTGGCAGCCCTTTTTTTCAGTCTCTCAGCAATGGGCCACAGCAATTGAATAGGCAATTTACTTTTCCAGGTGATGTGGGGTCCTCATCTAGCTCTTGCAGGTTTGAGCGAACTTATAGTATGCATGATGATGGGTTTCAACAAGGCTATCACTCTCCTGGCAGCCAGTTTGACTCAATGAGGGATTTCATTCCGCAAGCCAGCGCATTACCTTACGTAAATGGGCAGGTAGATGGGTTAATTCCAAACCAGTGGCAGGTTGCTGGTTCTGATTTGTCTCTACTTGGCATGAGGAGCATGGAGGGGGATGGTTACTCTTATTATAATCCAGATTATTCAAATCTGGCATGTGGTGTCAATGGCTATACGGTTTTCCGTCCCTCAAATGGGCAATGA